GCcttctttttggaaaaaaaaacattaagcCACAACATCATTCAAACAAAAGTTATTGTACATGGTATTTAGTATGATTCAGACTCCTTCTTCTTACCTGAACATTGCTGATCATCTCTGCATCTTCACTCACAACCTCCTCCACATCGACTAACAGACTTCCAAATCTAGGTGCACTCCTCCTACATAATGCCATCTCACGATCCAGGCCAATAAAACTATCCACAAACAATAATCTTAAAAAACATATCAAAAACAATTCCTTGCATCATGTTGCATATACAGTCATCAAATTAGAAACTCGTACCCATCTATACACCGGCATCAACAAAAACAACTTATTAATGCAACAATGTTACAAACTCCAAGCACTGAACCTAACCTCCAACTACCACCCGCTTCCATCTAGCCAAGACCCCACATGTTGCTAAACATCCTATTTTACAACAAACAACTTACATCTTTAACCCAAATCCTTTTGGGATAACGGGTTATCGATGGTTATTCACACAGAATCACCTACCACTACAAGGATGGATTTAGGAGTATTATCATGGGAGAGGGGGCcaataatacatataatattaaaaaatatataaaaaaattatataatgtaagatgtatttataaaaatataccgATAAAGAATTAGAGAAAATGACAAATCGATCCCTGACTTTTCGGTTCGCGGATATTTAAGTTcctaaagatttaaaaatacatttaagtccCTAACCTCTTCAAAATCTGAATATATCAATCCCTAAGTCTAATTTgtccaattttaaaaaactttgtCACATGTGCATCCGTATCAACCAGGTCAGTACAACGGGAGTCACGTTTAATTTTTCTGTTGAGTCTGATAGACCCAAGTGAACATGAGGGAACAATATGTCTAGGTTTTAAAAAGATCGGAGACTTAATTTTCAAGTCCTCGAGGACTTAAATGTCTGCAGATCAAAAGATCAAGGacctatttattcttttttcaaaGAATTATTTTAAAGTACAAAAAATATGTGTACTTTTTACTAATGAAATGACTGATTCttcgtatcataaaattcattgataatagaatttgtgtcaaatctttcagtaattttcttctcaatgtaattaaaagataattagcaagaaattcatcttttattttgtttctaagttattcttcacaatattcatagcTGAGAAAGATCTCTCAATTGTAGCAGTTGTAACAGAGAGAATTAATACCAAACAAATCAAGAAAAACagtcacaagaagaaaaagaatctaCTTTATAGgatttgaacaattttatttaattaaaaaacattagtaataatatcttttttagatttttttaatattgtttctTATTTTAGATACTAGAGATTATTAATATTTAGGTTGGATTGGACTTTTATTTATACTAcactaaatactaaatatattttttaaaaaattaaatcatatttgataacttattattatttaaaaaaagttgaGGGGGCGAGGCCTCCACTCGCCTCCCTTTGTGTCCGTCCCTGCCACTACCATATTCCTTCTAAATATTTCTTATCAAGACTTGACGGTCCAGCCGCCAACTAACATGCCTTTTACTTCTCTTCCTTATGTACGCTAACCAGTAAAATTGTTAACTATTCACACAATGCTAACGACAATCTACACCTGCCTTCGCTGTCCAATCGTAAATACACCTCCCAACTAAAAACTCCAACTATAGAAGCAACCAATCAACTATAAATACCACGACTTTAGAATTTTAGGCTAACAAATATGCACGTCAATAGGAATACCAAACACAAATCCAAAAATTGCAAAtggaaaaaatatttcataGTTAAATTATAAGAAATTGCAATGCCTCAAGGATCCAGTCCTACTCTCAGTTTGTTCTGGCAATACACAAACATCTAATCACAGCAGCATCAGATCGCAATCTCCACTTCAAAATGAAAACCAACTATCACTCCAAACGCCCCAAAAAACCTAACGGGAGGAAAATACACTTTTCTAATTTTGTTTTACCATAAAACTTCTAGTTGGCCACTAGAAGCCACAATACCAAAATCCACTCTCAGTTGGTCAATCCAGACATTGCACCTTTTAATTCGAGGATATTTTCGTACTTAAACACTTCACTACAAGATAAATGTCCATCAGTTACTTGTTCGTACACGGAACATCAGTCTTCCATTAAAATACAACGGAATAACTGATAATTTTTCTAAGATATGATTATGACACTACTCACACACCCATGACCCATCCACACACATTAAGGGTTCATCCACATATAGTAACTTTttgggttaagtacgattttggtccctaacatAGAGGCCAAAAATTTATTTCATCTCCAACCTTTTTTTCACTACAAAATGGTCCCTAAGATTTCAGTTTGTTTAAAAATTGACCTTAGGACAAAAATGTCCTTCCCCCATCTTTCCCAAAATGCAAAAACAGAAGCAGAATGCAGAAACAGAATACAGAAGCAAGCAgtgaaacaacaacaacaacaatgaaacaaCAACAACTAGAAGAACAACACCAATAACAATGGATAATGAAatcaaagcaaaaacaaaagcaaaaccaaaaggagaagcaaaaacagaaaaattaaagaaaaaagggTTGCAGTGGTGGTGGGAGAGGAGGGGCTGCGGCGGTGAACTGCGAATCGCTACAAATCGCGAAGAGAGGAGAGATGCCGTGATGGTAGCGGATCGCGTGAAAAGAGCTGCAGTAGTGGTGACGACGCCGCGAATTGCAACGAAAACGGCTAGGAAGCAGTGGCGGCGGCGGCGTGGAGATTCCCCACTCTCCATCACAGGCGGCGGTGCGATGGCAACTTTTCCCACACCCCCTCTCCCGCGACTCTCTTCCggttcttctctttcttccccATTCTCTTTCTTCCCtgttccctttctttcttttttttattttataatttttttagttaggagtcaaatagtaataaaaataaaaaatttgatgaaaaagacaattttaaaataaattaaaatttttagaattattttgtagcaaaaaaaattaagaacaaaataaatttttagctTATACGTTAAAGATCAAAATTGTACTTAATCctaacttttttcttttacattAGAGGCCTAAggccaaaagagaaaaatttttctttggaCTACAAtactttattcttttaattaaatacacGGGTTATACTTATATATTAGTTAGGTACCAATATTCAAATTGGGCCTGTTTTGATTTATCCTCCTTTACATGCCCCCACATCAACAATAACTGAAAAAGGAATATTTTATTAACGGAAACTCATAAAAGCTAGTAAATTCACAAAACAACAACTCCTGtactttttttatgaaaaatatcatACTAGCAAACTTTCTCCATCCGTTACATTTACCTGGTTGGCCACCCAATAATTCTTCTTTTAGCCACTAGAAATGCTACAATCAGGGACGGATATAAGGGGGGCGAGTGGCGGTCTCGGTTTCGGCCCCCCAACTTTTTTTAAgagtaataaattattatgtataatttaatttttttaaaaaatatttagtatttagtaCAACGGTGGTTATTAGCTCATcacctataaatacactgacacatTCAGATATCTTTATGTCCCAATACACTTAAACCTGCTTAACTCTTGCTGACTTAGACATTAGAGTGTCTTGCAAGTACCACCCCCCATCCTTTTCAGCACAAACTCGGACAGCAGCTCCCTAACATAGAACAAGTTGGAGATTAACTTCTTCGAGTATTTGGGCCTTATAAATAAGTCCAACTATCATCTGATTTCATATGACCGTCGgaacaataataaatattaaaatatatacgaataatatatataaactttttcaaatacatgataattgattttatttgataaCTAAATAGATTTTACACATAACATTTTTAGTTATCGAAACCATGACTAGCccataacaaaatttaaatactcgAATAAAATTATTCTTAGAAGAAACAAACATACTTATAGTTTCATCTAATAACAAGGTACTTACGCTTGTTTGAGCGgcattaaattcataaaaaaatatcttttttaatgaaagaagatatttttttattttgtagtgtatttgataaatttataataataataaaaaaaaatttaaaaataaaaaatatattttttgagaaactataatttacaatttttttcttaaatatatttaaaaaaaatattttcacataataaataaacaaaaaaaagtacttttatcttgttgtaatttaaatataattaataaataaaaaaatctttttacatGAAAcatcaaaacataaaattatttttactttttaaaagatcttttaaaaaaagattttgctATCTTGCGTCCTAAGAGCATAGGTTAAGCATACCataaaaagatatgttttaATGCTATTTattgcaaaaattaatttttttatgttttcaatgcataaaaacaataaatagcattattttcttttgttgatgGTATGCTTAATTTATGCCTAGTGGTGGTAGCATGCACCTTAACCCCAAGTACCCAACTTGATTGGATAGGGTTGCTAACTCGATCTGCTGCAAGTTGGGTTGAGTGCGGAGCGAGTTTGAGCACGGATTGGGTAGGATATGGGTTGAGTCTCAAACCTACCCGACTAATCCGCaccctatatatgtatatattataggTATGTGTTGAATCAAAGAAGAAAGACCTCTCACTTATTGCAAAAGATTTTTATCATTGAATCAAGATTCTCAATTGATAGTTTAACACTTTTGTTTATATGAAAACTAATTCTATTTTAGTGATACAATATTATATCACAacatttattttgtgtttgtgttATTAATTTAAGCAAACACTTTTATGTATAATTGAACATTTGATGGTTATGTTGTTTATGGGACGATTGTGTTATTTATGAGATAATTGTGTtgtttgtattaaatttttaatttgcatGCTCGTTaggttatataataatattgcaTATTTGTGAAAATTCGCAGATAGAGTTAAATACCCGCAGTAAGATTAGGGTTGGGTTCAAACCCTATTCTAACCTACCCATTGTCACCCCACCTATGTTCGTAGAGcacaagaaaacaaaattctttaaagaaagataagttaaaaaaaaattttttgttaaaagttTACCCAAACAAATTCATAAttgtctaatttattaaaaagagataaaaattaatatttaatatttacaataaaaaacaaGTTCGACAAATTCGTCACCAAACTCAAAGCCATCAAAAGAatttgcctttttttttttttaaatgcagCACAACGTTActgctttttaatttttttgttcttcacgCCActgatatgttttttttttttggacaacatgtttttattttgaagtTATGGGTTCTAAAATATAAACAGTCCTCCCATATTCTTTCCGCCGCCTCTTTAGGCAGCGCCCAACAAGCCCGGCCGAAATATCATTAGGCCCATAAAATCCATTgaccaaaatattttattaacatTCCATTGACTACTTCAGATTAACAAATAATCCTCCTATCTTGACAAGAGGGCTTCTGAACATAACTTCTGACCACTGCTCTTGCAATCATACTTTTTGTGTTAAGAGACCTTGGCAAACTGattcaattttaattagttaGGAAAACATGTTTTCCATTCAAAGTAAAGAGACGCAGAAACGAGTAGCAAAAGAGAGTAACACCAATACTAATCATTATTGTTGACAATGAAATCAATTGTTCTAAATAGAAAGTGAAAGGTTAAAATATCAtgaatcttttcttctttttttttcacattttttacAAGGTTCTCTTAGGAACAAAGTGtgttgaagaaaataaacatCAGTTGAAGATGTTGCTTACTTCCTTTCAACATTGATtcattacataaaaaaaaaaaaaaaaaaaaaaaaaaaaaaaaaaaaaaaaaaaaacagaaaccaGAAAACATGTCAAAAGCTAAAGTTGATGGCTATTTCTTAAGAAGCACATGATAAGATGTTTTTCTTAGAATTCATACTATGGTGTGGCATAGTAGAGGATCTTTTATAGCACTTAGGCGGTGCCATAGTTTGAGATTCTGAAACATCTGCTACTAGACTTGAAGGGCAACCAATGCTATCTTCATCTTGCTTCTCAagctttctttcttcttctatgaCTCTAAGAAACTCCTCGAGCGCGCTACACATCCACTCGTACCGGCTCAGACTAAATGCCTGCTTTATGTTTAACtgagaacacaaaatattagaCTTAGACTCAGATATAGCTGCTCTCTAATGTAGAAATACATTCTATTATGTAAACAATACAGAGAAATAGAAAGATGAAAACTTGTTAAGAAAACAAGACAggtataaaaaaagaaaatctctCTGTCTTGAAACAGTTACCAAACACGACCTATGAATTTTCTTCATAACATTACACTTACCCATTGGCGACTGCGGTTATTTTGCTCCGGCCAAGTGTGAAGTTCTTCGGTAACCTCCATGGCAAACATGTATCCTTTACAACCACCTTCCGTGCAACATAAGTCAAGGTTGCTTTTGCTTCTGAATTCCCATATTCCCAGTGGAACTTgctaaacatgaaattaaagtcAGCTAATTAGTCAAAGGAAATCAAAATCAATAGTAGACATCATCAGTTAATGCTTTCATGGATTAAATGTATAATTGTGTTAGTTAACTTAGTTTAATAGGTGTGCATAAACATACCATGAAGAACTATAAGTGAACAAGTTGAATGAGCAAGAAGGATATTGAACCTACTCTTAGAAGTCCTTTAACTCCTGCTTCCTCTAATGCTTCGCGGCACGCGGCTTCCGTAACAGTTTCATCATCCTCCCATCCACCCTGGAAAGTGATCAAGTGCTGATGAAGGGAATTGTTGCAGACATAGATAATATCTAATTCATTATCAAGTACCTTTGGAAATACAAGATCATCGCGTTTCGGCGAAGAAACCATGAGTACTTCTATCATTTCCTCTGTTTCGCCCGTTTGATCTGTGCTGTCCTTTATCCACCTATAGGGAATACACCTGTTGCAATGCAAAGGAAAGCTTAACCATCAGAATCTCTTGCAAATCTCAcacaatttcttcttctcacaAGATATTGAAACTCTATAGAAAAGATAAcaaaattgttcaaaatttaatttttaaaatagttttatacgTACATCTAATCATGTAACactatatcaataaaaataactattttttacattaattacaTGAATAGTCATCTAAAAAAACGAATGTACATAACTTtataaaatacttattttacaccgtcaatatatcaaaattaaattattttttgttatcaaatattttcgCATGTAAAATTACTTGACAAGCAAGGTGCAGTTGTTTTTGAGAATTTTGCCATCTGGacctgttattattattgtgtaatataattgattattgATACATCAAACACATTCTTTCATTACATGATTTCATAATCATGGTTACTACCCTAGTTAAACCCTGCATATGCGCATGCCACGGTGGTGTTGTTACCGATAACTATGGAGAAAATTTCCTGGTTGATTTATAAAATGATATTGATATGGTGATATGATTATGGCCCACAAATTTGGAGtgtcattattatttttattaaacgtTTAAGTCAATGACATGGCCCACTGTTCTGATGCATGATTGTCATGGAAACATCCGCATGAAATATTGAAatgtttaattaattatcaaacaCACAAGGCATAATCATGCAGAAACAGTTCTAAGATGTCCTCTTCCACACATACACTATAAAAAAAAACGGTTAACGGAGAAAAGtgtgttaaataaaaattcggAATCttcgaaaatagaaaatttCTATCACAAATGTAATTTTTACCATCAACaatattatttgtacattaaaattaatcataaatatatttatatatatgttatttaatttatttttaatatatattttatactaataactgattttaataattaattttagtgtacatctaatataattattttactatttataacttttaaaaacaaatttgtTGCAATATAAGaacatgtttattttattttaaaaaaattgcttCTTAATATATGCATATGactataaaaaatgttatttatcctttaaatttttagcttttaatcaatttttttatttaaataatattatttaattaatttaaatattgacttttataaaaagtatttattttttataaaaaattatttattttctaatttttctctTCTAAAAATTGAATGATAgattatttttaaagaatatctAGTTATATTGTATAACTATTTTGAGTTCTTCATGAAACGGGACATGGGATTTAAAAGGGATCAATTATAAATTATGCACTtaattaattgcatattttagtTTCGTTAGTGATGATTTTGTCTGTGGAAGATCAAGTAGTGTTAATAATAATTGAGTTGACATACATTATTCACACAAGATGTCTACGAAATTTggatttaaaatatatttctcTGTaagcaaaaaattaattaggCATTTTGGCTTCTGTTCGTGATTAAGACTTGTATTAATTTAGTAGTATTGCAGGCACATAAGACAAAAGTAAAGACAGAGAAaggaaagagaaaaggaaacaaCAAAGAAGGGAAATGGAAACCAAGCAAGAGAGAAGGTATAATAAAAGCAATAATATTTaagagagaataaaaaatagccgAAACGactaaaagttattttatttaatatttattaattatttttagaataattatataattttaaatttaataaatatatcattaaaaatattatgtatataaaattatggatattatgttatataagtaattctaaatattatttttttaacataatacTTTATGGCTATTACAACTTATTCATTTTGGTCAATAGAtgttcaaaaatataaaaatattttttgtacttTAAAAATGTTagtaatatatttgtgtatataaatatatgtgtggttttatatttttaatatatatttgtattttaatatatattttatattgataactGATTTTAGCGTACACATAGTATAATCGTTATAAATATTGGCAAAACAAAATAGTAATGaattaataaactaaaagaatttgactcttaaattttaatgtataatttgtataaaataattttattaatatataagaaAAGATTTATGTGTAGTTTTTTTTATGGGCTATATtatgtgtacactaaaatcaaccattagtataaataaatataaatacactataaaaataaattaaatcacacatatatttatacacaaatacattaataactgattttaatataaaaataatatttttttaaattaaatttatcattaaaaattattaaattcttatttagtcaaatttattaaattatctaactaTTTTCAAATACAAACTTCATACGAATTTAGAACACGACTATACCTAAATTTATACCTAATATATAACATCAACAAAAAAGAGTACGGTTTACATTGATAGTAGAAATATTAACGGATATAATTAAACGATTATCTAAAACTTTTAAGACTGATAGTGTAtcacaattattttatttctcataaattatttttctattcaatcccAAAGGGTTGGCATTGAAGAGAAGGGTAAAAAAGAGATTTTGATAGAAGAGAAGACGAAGCTATGGCGTTGAAATGGAAGACTAACCCGGAGACAAGGCGCAAATTTCCTTCATAACGCTGTCTTTGTCGTCCTGTTCTTGCTGACAAACACGACATCGTTTCCAATTTCTACACAAACCAGAAAACAAGTCATGAAAGAAACGAAATTGGTAAAACTTTGTGTCTGAAAATGTTTTCAGGATCCTCATACATACCAAGGTCACGAGATCTTTACGAAGAATCTGAgggattgaagaagaaaaagctaaaGAAGAACCACAGTCCAAActttgattttctttcttttctttttgtatgtTGTCGTTCTATTTTGGGTTAAACCTATTCAATTGTGTCAATAAAGGTTCTCTCTGTTGTTAAAATTTTCGTATGCTTCAACACTGAAACCAATCATAACGGTGTTTTGTTCTTCATGGGGCATGTGTTAGTGCCACCAAATGGCAGAACAAGGGTATGAAATTCTTGtttcagaagaagaaggaaaaaaaggaattataattaggctTCGTCGGAAAACAGAGTCATAAAGAGAGAAGGGGATAAGAAGTTTCAGCGGGCTTCTGCAGCGGCATGTGTTTATATAGTAATAGCATCTCCTGCTTTTNNNNNNNNNNNNNNNNNNNNNNNNNNNNNNNtttttttttttttcaattgcttcttattttatatttttgcttgtaattaaatttcgatcgttagaaaatttttttaatcacatgTGATTCGAGTTTTTCTTTCGAAACATAGTATGATATTTATTAAGTTAATGCAGAACAAAAtgcttataaaaaaataaaaaatattatttgtacattaaaattaactaataaaatcaatcaatcattaacatatattttatactaataaataattttagtgactgattttgatGTACACATATCATAATCGAACtagttatttacttattttatatatttattagattttaCATGGTACCACTTTTTTCTAATAAACAATCAACCATCAAAGTACTAGATGAACAAAAATGAAGAGAATGAAAGTAGAAatttaaaagacaaaaaaaaaataattgattgttgtttgaGAAAAGTTAATTTCTATTATTAGTTGATTCGGACATTTTAATAAAGTAATCAATTACTAAAATGATAAGacattttacaataaaataattaaatatagaaTAATCAAGCTTTTTAAATTAGCATAAATGCAtaatcaaactttttttttataaatatcaaatatgTATCCTTATGTCATGATTGATTTTAGATGTCTATGTAGCGTGTTAATACAGAAATATACTATAAAGATTCTAAATGATATAAATTCCAAATGAGCTAAGCAAGATAAAACGTAGTAGTACTTTTTGTTTAAGGAGGCCACTCAAATAAAGATGTCTAaaacgttttttttttaaaatatttttatattatgttttaATTGATTTCTGTATAATTTATTCGGTATTCttcatcacatattattaaatttctcaaaagattttctttccaaaaacaataaaaatattNNNNNNNNNNNNNNNNNNNNNNNNNNNNNNNNNNNNNNNNNNNNNNNNNNNNNNNNNNNNNNNNNNNNNNNNNNNNNNNNNNNNNNNNNNNNNNNNNNNNNNNNNNNNNNNNNNNNNNNNNNNNNNNNNNNNNNNNNNNNNNNNNNNNNNNNNNNNNNNNNNNNNNNNNNNNNNNNNNNNNNNNNNNNNNNNNNNNNNNNNNNNNNNNNNNNNNNNNNNNNNNNNNNNNNNNNNNNNNNNNNNNNNNNNNNNNNNNNNNNNNNNNNNNNNNNNNNNNNNNNNNNNNNNNNNNNNNNNNNNNNNNNNNNNNNNNNNNNNNNNNNNNNNNNNNNNNNNNNNNNNNNNNNNNNNNNNNNNNNNNNNNNNNNNNNNNNNNNNNNNNNNNNNNNNNNNNNNNNNNNNNNNNNNNNNNNNNNNNNNNNNNNNNNNNNNNNNNNNNNNNNNNNNNNNNNNNNNNNNNNNNNNNNNNNNNNNNNNNNNNNNNNNNNNNNNNNNNNNNNNNNNNNNNNNNNNNNNNNNNNNNNNNNNNNNNNNNNNNNNNNNNNNNNNNNNNNNNNNNNNNNNNNNNNNNNNNNNNNNNNNNNNNNNNNNNNNNNNNNNNNNNNNNNNNNNNNNNNNNNNNNNNNNNNNNNNNNNNNNNNNNNNNNNNNNNNNNNNNNNNNNNNNNNNNNNNNNNNNNNNNNNNNNNNNNNNNNNNNNNNNNNNNNNNNNNNNNNNNNNNNNNNNNNNNNNNNNNNNNNNNNNNNNNNNNNNNNNNNNNNNNNNNNNNNNNNNNNNNNNNNNNNNNNNNNNNNNNNNNNNNNNNNNNNNNNNNNNNNNNNNNNNNNNNNNNNNNNNNNNNNNNNNNNNNNNNNNNNNNNNNNNNNNNNNNNNNNNNNNNNNNNNNNNNNNNNNNNNNNNNNNNNNNNNNNNNNNNNNNNNNNNNNNNNNNNNNNNNNNNNNNNNNNNNNNNNNNNNNNNNNNNNNNNNNNNNNNNNNNNNNNNNNNNNNNNNNNNNNNNNNNNNNNNNNNNNNNNNNNNNNNNNNNNNNNNNNNNNNNNNNNNNNNNNNNNNNNNNNNNNNNNNNNNNNNNNNNNNNNNNNNNNNNNNNNNNNNNNNNNNNNNNNNNNNNNNNNNNNNNNNNNNNNNNNNNNNNNNNNNNNNNNNNNNNNNNNNNNNNNNNNNNNNNNNNNNNNNNNNNNNNNNNNNNNNNNNNNNNNNNNNNNNNNNNNNNNNNNNNNNNNNNNNNNNNNNNNNNNNNNNNNNNaataataataataataataattattattattattattattatatatatatgagcaaAAAAAGTCCAACtgttttaaagtaaaattttcttttaatatttgattaaatg
This portion of the Arachis duranensis cultivar V14167 chromosome 6, aradu.V14167.gnm2.J7QH, whole genome shotgun sequence genome encodes:
- the LOC107494623 gene encoding nudix hydrolase 13, mitochondrial isoform X1, giving the protein MSCLSARTGRQRQRYEGNLRLVSGCIPYRWIKDSTDQTGETEEMIEVLMVSSPKRDDLVFPKGGWEDDETVTEAACREALEEAGVKGLLRQVPLGIWEFRSKSNLDLCCTEGGCKGYMFAMEVTEELHTWPEQNNRSRQWLNIKQAFSLSRYEWMCSALEEFLRVIEEERKLEKQDEDSIGCPSSLVADVSESQTMAPPKCYKRSSTMPHHSMNSKKNILSCAS
- the LOC107494623 gene encoding nudix hydrolase 13, mitochondrial isoform X2, with protein sequence MSCLSARTGRQRQRYEGNLRLVSGCIPYRWIKDSTDQTGETEEMIEVLMVSSPKRDDLVFPKGGWEDDETVTEAACREALEEAGVKGLLRVVPLGIWEFRSKSNLDLCCTEGGCKGYMFAMEVTEELHTWPEQNNRSRQWLNIKQAFSLSRYEWMCSALEEFLRVIEEERKLEKQDEDSIGCPSSLVADVSESQTMAPPKCYKRSSTMPHHSMNSKKNILSCAS